Proteins encoded within one genomic window of Neodiprion fabricii isolate iyNeoFabr1 chromosome 6, iyNeoFabr1.1, whole genome shotgun sequence:
- the LOC124185572 gene encoding E3 ubiquitin-protein ligase MARCHF2-like: protein MSNIEEEQELLDQNDTDHAASCIAEKTISCSDPRQSEKSRKVHPQLVSTPVQREEFLWRSNEEGRQSKTRQKSFDQKQEDDASGSSLQGDICRICHMGGFPQLAHTQPMWEWQNQGVRRVSSQISTLSSYAYLGPLIAACKCRGTVGLVHAECLERWLTESGHMRCELCGHKYVIKRVPRHGILASVGIWLKTVVATQQMFLDIMYLLVTTPLALFSCYVCALALRVLIEGGFYQIPWMIIAMLPTCSLTLIAYWGWLITLGRLHSRRWRRFWRNNFVVRLLPDNALSRLNHADNYPSAGPPVPIVVNVVEEPATAGIPEDNDEVEEYNASDDQA, encoded by the exons ATGTCCAACATCGAAGAGGAGCAGGAGCTGCTGGATCAAAATGACACGGATCACGCGGCGAGCTGCATAG CAGAGAAAACCATCAGCTGCAGTGATCCTCGGCAGAGTGAGAAGAGTAGAAAGGTCCACCCGCAGCTAGTCTCGACACCGGTGCAGAGGGAGGAGTTTTTATGGAGGTCGAACGAGGAAGGGCGGCAATCAAAGACGAGGCAGAAATCATTCGATCAGAAGCAAGAGGATG ACGCGTCGGGCAGCTCGCTGCAGGGTGACATATGCAGAATATGCCACATGGGGGGCTTTCCTCAGCTGGCCCATACCCAGCCGATGTGGGAGTGGCAGAACCAGGGCGTTCGTCGGGTTTCCAGCCAGATATCCACCTTGTCGTCGTACGCCTACTTGGGGCCGCTGATCGCAGCTTGCAA ATGCCGCGGTACCGTGGGTCTCGTCCATGCCGAATGCCTCGAACGATGGTTGACAGAATCGGGGCACATGAGGTGTGAACTTTGCGGTCACAAGTACGTCATCAAGCGAGTTCCTCGCCACGGGATTCTCGCCAGTGTTGGAATATGGCTGAAAACAGTGGTAGCTACTCAGCAG ATGTTCCTGGACATAATGTACCTTCTGGTAACAACGCCCCTTGCCCTGTTTTCCTGCTACGTCTGCGCGCTTGCGTTGAGGGTGTTGATAGAGGGTGGATTTTACCAGATACCATGGATGATAATAGCGATGCTACCGACATGCTCACTGACGCTGATCGCCTACTGGGGCTGGCTGATAACTCTGGGCAG ACTCCACTCCCGACGCTGGCGACGCTTTTGGCGAAACAACTTCGTCGTTCGTCTGCTGCCCGATAACGCTCTTTCGCGGTTGAACCACGCCGACAACTATCCATCGGCTGGACCACCCGTCCCCATAGTCGTGAACGTCGTGGAGGAACCCGCGACCGCTGGAATCCCTGAAGATAACGACGAGGTCGAAGAATACAACGCGAGCGACGATCAGGCTTGA